From a region of the Marinilabiliales bacterium genome:
- the treY gene encoding malto-oligosyltrehalose synthase: protein MYNPVSSYRIQFNSSFTLDDLEHYLAYLVRLGVKSIYASPVFRATPGSSHGYDVTDPLSVNPETGTDDELQRLSLMLKENGMGWIQDIVPNHMAYHPDNRWIWDLLEKGPASEYAGMFDVEPEVAGGKEKLMLPFLGSTADRAIHKLELQVVLHRGSIAVKYFDNLYPASFESFRSLLTSGLKEAPDCLKLVWNRYRLQEMEADRDFLNGDWEVIKDEIAGFCESDPEMQAWAARILKKINSSPPSIITFLDQQHYEPCYWKETSDRINYRRFFTVNGLICLRSDNREMVEKHHALIRELAGRGVIDGLRVDHVDGLAGPAQYLHTLREIAGSNKYIVVEKILERGEKIPGKWQVEGTSGYDFLALVNNLMVNRRGYTWMKKFYRRFTGEKADPGDIIYECKKLILETHMNGETRNIFKMFEELSGCAKEMGVGDWHGRKDITPGSMKEALCEFMLAYPVYRLYPEEYPLPREIRQPAAQIFSMALKRNRHLKNELHILEKMMLAEKAGERYFSLLNEFFTRLNQYTGPLSAKGVEDTAMYRYSCFIAGNEVGDHLYDRGMAAEDFHKAMSEKLEENPLAMNCTSTHDTKRGEDVRARLNALGDLYREWKKLVAKWERHNRKLKKEVPARSSDAQGSSTKAMARPGMGKIEMIKQQTEKEIHSGKEPAMITAPSAVEEYFIYQTIAGTLPFDGNPDNDYKKRIDEYIMKALREAKQNSSWEEPDEQYERAVCSFAGSLLKPGSTFFKTLLPFHGKLAAAGIVNSLSQLSLKCCSPGIPDIYRGTELWDLSLVDPDNRRPADLGMLDEMLTRITGAWHRDKKKTTTKLLSKAGDGRIKLLLTSLLLNIRKQDPDLFTAGDYIPLATAGRLANRILAFARKRGNRWLLCIVPIHAGAQPILKGKGNIRPSAWKDTRIILPAGAPVKWENRFTGQETETVENTDDRLQGFIPVKELFSDLPVAVLSGSTLVSGRSAGILLHISSLPGRYGTGDFGREARRFVDFLSRASQTYWQTLPLSPVTAMQAWSPYSSPSAFALNTLLIDPEQLYFGGLIRESDLEAGAFRKSDKVNHKRAGEFRAALLEKAWENARETPESELYIQFEEFCRKEAYWLDDYSLFTAISANRGGNPWYRWPAPLRDRHEKAMKTLRYELADKIMPVRFSQFIAYRQWMSLKQYANAKGIRIFGDIPFYVSYNSADVWANRPLFNLRESGKMKTVAGVPPDYFDSNGQLWNMPVYDWQRLKDTGYEWWLSRLAKNLELFDLLRLDHFRAFSAFWEVPAGSRTAAGGKWTRGPGAGFLEAVKDKFPSMPFVAEDLGDIDSDVYELRDMFGLPGMQVLQFSFGRDMASSIHTPHNHKVNSLVYTGTHDNNTIRGWFDSELDKAGKARLADYAGRRVKGADVHHVLTRMAHASAAATAIVPFQDYMGLGRRARINTPATARGNWQWKLKDLSPCNDLEDTVSRLTVLYNRGMNDLAET, encoded by the coding sequence ATGTACAATCCGGTCTCAAGCTACAGGATACAGTTCAACAGTTCATTCACCCTGGATGACCTTGAGCATTATCTGGCATACCTGGTCAGGCTGGGCGTAAAAAGCATTTATGCCTCCCCGGTATTCAGGGCCACACCCGGCAGCAGCCACGGATATGACGTCACAGATCCGCTGTCGGTCAATCCTGAAACAGGTACTGATGATGAGCTGCAGCGGTTGTCACTTATGCTCAAAGAAAATGGCATGGGCTGGATCCAGGATATTGTCCCCAACCACATGGCCTATCATCCTGACAATCGCTGGATATGGGACCTTCTTGAAAAGGGGCCTGCCTCTGAATACGCCGGAATGTTTGATGTTGAACCGGAAGTGGCCGGAGGAAAAGAAAAATTAATGCTGCCATTCCTGGGAAGCACAGCCGACAGGGCGATCCACAAACTCGAACTGCAGGTGGTCCTGCACCGGGGGAGTATCGCTGTAAAATACTTTGACAACCTCTACCCCGCAAGTTTCGAATCATTCCGGTCACTCCTCACATCTGGCCTCAAAGAGGCACCCGACTGCCTGAAGCTTGTATGGAACAGGTACAGGCTGCAGGAAATGGAGGCCGACAGAGATTTCCTTAACGGAGATTGGGAGGTCATCAAAGATGAGATCGCGGGTTTTTGCGAGTCCGATCCTGAAATGCAGGCCTGGGCCGCCAGGATACTCAAGAAGATAAACAGCAGTCCCCCTTCAATAATCACATTCCTTGATCAGCAGCACTACGAGCCCTGTTACTGGAAAGAGACCTCTGACCGCATCAACTACAGGAGGTTCTTCACAGTCAACGGCCTGATCTGCCTCCGGAGCGACAATAGAGAGATGGTGGAAAAACACCACGCCCTTATCCGTGAGCTGGCGGGACGGGGAGTTATTGACGGGTTGAGGGTGGATCATGTCGACGGACTTGCCGGTCCCGCCCAATACCTGCACACCCTGAGGGAAATAGCCGGCAGTAACAAGTATATCGTGGTTGAAAAGATTCTGGAACGGGGTGAAAAGATTCCCGGTAAATGGCAGGTGGAGGGGACCAGCGGGTACGACTTCCTGGCCCTGGTGAACAACCTCATGGTAAACAGGAGAGGCTACACCTGGATGAAAAAGTTTTACCGCAGATTCACCGGTGAAAAGGCAGACCCGGGCGACATTATTTACGAATGCAAAAAGCTTATCCTGGAAACTCACATGAATGGAGAAACCCGGAATATCTTCAAAATGTTCGAAGAGCTTTCCGGCTGTGCGAAAGAGATGGGTGTAGGAGACTGGCACGGCAGAAAGGATATCACCCCCGGTTCAATGAAAGAGGCCTTGTGCGAATTCATGCTGGCGTACCCGGTTTACCGGCTGTACCCGGAAGAGTATCCCCTGCCCCGGGAAATCCGGCAACCGGCAGCACAGATCTTCAGCATGGCCCTGAAAAGAAACAGGCATCTTAAGAATGAGTTACATATACTGGAAAAGATGATGCTGGCTGAAAAAGCCGGCGAACGTTACTTCAGCCTCCTGAATGAGTTCTTCACGCGCCTCAACCAGTATACCGGTCCCCTCTCGGCCAAGGGGGTGGAAGACACCGCCATGTACCGTTACAGCTGCTTTATTGCCGGTAACGAGGTCGGCGACCACCTGTATGACAGGGGCATGGCGGCAGAAGATTTTCACAAGGCAATGTCGGAAAAGCTTGAAGAAAACCCCCTTGCAATGAACTGCACCTCGACCCACGACACAAAACGTGGTGAGGATGTGCGGGCCAGGCTTAACGCGCTGGGTGATCTGTACAGAGAATGGAAAAAACTGGTTGCAAAATGGGAAAGACACAACCGCAAGCTCAAAAAGGAGGTCCCTGCAAGATCATCCGATGCTCAAGGCAGCAGCACTAAAGCGATGGCAAGGCCGGGTATGGGAAAGATCGAAATGATTAAGCAGCAGACTGAAAAAGAGATCCACTCCGGTAAGGAGCCTGCAATGATTACTGCTCCGTCGGCCGTCGAGGAGTATTTCATATACCAGACCATCGCCGGCACATTACCGTTTGACGGAAACCCCGATAATGATTATAAAAAACGGATTGACGAATACATAATGAAGGCCCTGCGGGAGGCAAAACAGAACAGCTCATGGGAGGAGCCCGACGAACAGTACGAAAGGGCGGTATGCAGCTTCGCCGGTTCGCTGCTGAAACCCGGCAGCACTTTCTTTAAAACCCTGCTGCCTTTCCACGGGAAGCTGGCCGCCGCGGGAATTGTAAATTCCCTGTCACAGCTATCACTTAAATGCTGTTCGCCCGGCATACCCGACATTTACCGTGGCACCGAATTGTGGGATCTCAGCCTCGTTGATCCCGACAACAGGAGGCCTGCAGACCTGGGAATGCTTGATGAAATGCTCACCCGGATAACCGGTGCATGGCACCGCGATAAAAAGAAGACAACAACGAAACTCCTTTCAAAGGCGGGTGACGGCCGGATAAAATTATTACTCACATCACTACTTCTGAATATCAGGAAGCAGGACCCGGACCTGTTCACCGCCGGCGACTATATACCGCTTGCAACAGCCGGGAGGCTGGCCAACAGGATATTGGCATTCGCCCGCAAACGGGGTAACAGGTGGCTGCTCTGCATAGTCCCCATTCACGCCGGTGCGCAGCCAATATTGAAAGGGAAGGGCAATATCAGGCCATCCGCATGGAAAGACACCCGCATTATACTTCCGGCAGGAGCGCCTGTGAAGTGGGAAAACCGTTTCACCGGACAGGAGACCGAAACCGTGGAAAACACTGATGACCGGCTGCAGGGCTTTATCCCTGTAAAGGAGCTGTTCAGCGACCTTCCCGTGGCGGTACTCAGCGGCAGCACCCTCGTTTCCGGGCGCAGTGCAGGCATCCTGCTTCATATATCCTCCCTTCCGGGGAGATACGGGACAGGAGACTTCGGCAGGGAGGCCCGCCGGTTCGTTGATTTTCTCTCCAGGGCATCGCAGACTTACTGGCAGACCCTGCCACTTTCGCCGGTTACGGCCATGCAGGCCTGGTCACCCTACTCATCGCCCTCAGCCTTTGCGCTCAACACCCTGCTTATTGACCCCGAGCAATTGTACTTCGGGGGACTTATCAGGGAGTCTGACCTGGAAGCGGGAGCTTTCAGGAAAAGTGACAAGGTCAACCACAAGAGAGCCGGTGAATTCAGGGCCGCGCTTCTTGAAAAGGCCTGGGAAAATGCGAGGGAAACACCGGAAAGTGAACTTTACATCCAGTTTGAAGAATTTTGCCGCAAGGAGGCCTACTGGCTCGACGATTACAGCCTGTTCACCGCTATCAGCGCTAACAGGGGCGGCAACCCCTGGTACAGGTGGCCCGCCCCGCTGAGGGACCGTCATGAAAAAGCTATGAAGACCCTTCGGTACGAGCTGGCAGACAAGATCATGCCGGTCAGGTTCAGCCAGTTCATAGCATACCGCCAGTGGATGAGCCTGAAACAATATGCCAACGCAAAGGGTATCCGCATCTTCGGCGACATCCCGTTCTACGTAAGCTACAACAGCGCCGACGTGTGGGCAAACAGGCCGCTCTTCAACCTCCGCGAAAGCGGTAAAATGAAAACCGTGGCCGGAGTGCCACCCGACTATTTCGACAGTAACGGGCAACTGTGGAACATGCCGGTATATGACTGGCAACGGCTGAAGGATACCGGCTACGAATGGTGGCTCAGCAGGCTTGCGAAGAACCTTGAGCTGTTCGACCTGCTGCGCCTCGACCACTTCAGGGCTTTCTCGGCTTTCTGGGAGGTGCCGGCTGGAAGCAGAACGGCTGCAGGTGGAAAATGGACCAGGGGACCCGGCGCCGGGTTCCTGGAAGCTGTAAAGGATAAGTTCCCGTCAATGCCCTTTGTGGCGGAAGACCTTGGAGACATAGACAGCGATGTGTATGAGCTGAGGGACATGTTCGGACTGCCGGGCATGCAGGTATTGCAGTTCAGCTTCGGCCGCGACATGGCATCCAGTATCCATACACCCCATAACCATAAGGTTAATTCACTGGTCTATACGGGTACGCACGATAACAACACCATCCGGGGCTGGTTTGATAGTGAGCTCGACAAGGCAGGAAAAGCGAGGCTTGCAGATTATGCGGGCCGGAGAGTGAAAGGCGCTGATGTCCATCACGTGCTCACCAGGATGGCCCATGCCTCTGCAGCTGCCACCGCCATCGTACCGTTCCAGGATTATATGGGACTGGGACGCCGGGCGCGGATAAACACCCCTGCAACAGCCCGCGGCAACTGGCAGTGGAAACTGAAGGACCTCTCGCCCTGCAACGATCTGGAGGATACCGTCAGCAGGCTTACAGTCTTATATAACAGGGGCATGAACGACCTCGCGGAAACATAA
- a CDS encoding ion transporter, with protein MAPDNNTKGRRNLKPWQKKMHEVIFEAETFYGRLFDEILLGMILLSIVVVMMESIADLRAAYGRELNAAEWFFTLAFTIEYGLRISCSANPKKYIFSFLGVVDLLAIIPTYIAVILPEAQPFIVIRGIRLLRIYRILKLYRFMRAGHLLLLAIRNSFRKVLIFMMFILILVIMLGSIMYVVEHGDNGFFSIPLSIYWAVITLTTVGYGDIVPVTDLGKFIATFIMLLGYSIIAIPTGIVSVEISRSFGDRYRKRTVCKYCDEPNHEPEANFCKICGARME; from the coding sequence ATGGCCCCCGATAACAATACCAAAGGTAGAAGAAACCTGAAGCCATGGCAGAAGAAGATGCATGAGGTCATTTTCGAGGCCGAAACCTTCTACGGACGCCTGTTTGACGAGATACTGCTCGGGATGATCCTGCTCAGTATCGTAGTCGTGATGATGGAGAGCATTGCAGATTTAAGGGCTGCATACGGCCGGGAGCTGAATGCCGCAGAATGGTTTTTCACCCTTGCCTTTACCATTGAATATGGCCTGCGAATATCCTGTTCCGCCAACCCGAAGAAGTATATCTTCAGCTTCCTTGGCGTTGTCGACCTTCTTGCCATAATACCCACATATATTGCAGTCATCCTTCCCGAGGCACAGCCCTTTATTGTAATACGGGGCATCAGGCTGCTGAGGATCTACCGTATCCTTAAGCTATACAGGTTTATGCGTGCCGGGCACCTGCTGCTGCTGGCCATCCGGAACAGCTTTCGCAAGGTGTTGATATTCATGATGTTTATCCTTATACTGGTGATAATGCTCGGAAGCATCATGTACGTGGTAGAGCATGGAGACAATGGTTTCTTCAGTATACCGCTGAGCATTTACTGGGCTGTGATCACCCTGACCACCGTAGGCTATGGTGACATTGTACCGGTAACTGACCTGGGAAAGTTCATCGCAACGTTCATCATGCTTCTGGGTTACAGCATAATAGCCATCCCTACAGGTATTGTTTCCGTCGAGATATCCCGCTCATTCGGCGACCGCTACAGGAAAAGAACCGTCTGCAAATATTGTGACGAGCCCAACCACGAGCCCGAGGCCAATTTCTGCAAGATTTGTGGAGCAAGAATGGAATAG
- a CDS encoding LytTR family transcriptional regulator has protein sequence MNNNSEWFLRPGVLRSTLYFQSDCGYSLMIMDNRHQEVIYLPLKSIEQLLPPGRFRRVHRSYLVNMEEVAAFRYYRTQLLAVIRDYRIPVSRRYGRDLLSSLDQL, from the coding sequence ATGAATAATAACAGTGAGTGGTTTTTGCGCCCCGGTGTTCTTCGAAGCACCCTTTACTTCCAGAGTGATTGCGGTTATTCACTGATGATTATGGATAACCGTCACCAGGAGGTCATCTACCTCCCCCTGAAAAGTATCGAACAGTTGCTTCCGCCCGGGAGATTCAGAAGGGTGCACCGCAGTTACCTTGTCAATATGGAAGAGGTTGCGGCCTTCAGGTACTACAGGACCCAGCTTCTTGCGGTAATAAGGGATTACAGGATACCCGTTTCCCGGAGGTACGGCAGGGATCTTCTGTCCAGCCTCGATCAGCTTTGA
- a CDS encoding LytTR family transcriptional regulator: protein MKTGVTFQKRMHLITGRCCLNQSGPLTGIICMAGILLTVLQKLQVMRKRSANRNRRQPFRNPGVPGLWLFDSSGAVRIDRDEIIYCYHNNDVTEIVYSGGRHTRAQVPLNKVEQKLCKREFYRCHRNYLVNLRIAGRCLTAEDTIDISGSARIPVSRRRKGMLMEILDSKSCDGGLSA from the coding sequence GTGAAAACCGGTGTCACATTTCAGAAAAGGATGCACCTTATAACAGGAAGGTGTTGCTTAAATCAATCAGGCCCGTTGACCGGAATTATCTGCATGGCCGGTATATTATTAACTGTTTTGCAAAAACTACAGGTAATGAGAAAGAGATCAGCCAACCGTAACAGGCGGCAGCCATTCCGGAACCCTGGAGTACCCGGCCTGTGGCTGTTTGATTCTTCAGGTGCCGTAAGGATTGACCGGGATGAGATAATATACTGTTATCACAACAATGACGTAACAGAGATAGTCTATTCCGGTGGCCGCCATACCAGGGCGCAGGTACCGCTTAACAAGGTTGAGCAAAAACTGTGCAAAAGGGAGTTTTACCGCTGCCACCGGAACTACCTGGTGAACCTGAGAATTGCCGGGAGATGCCTTACGGCGGAAGATACCATCGATATTTCGGGAAGCGCCCGGATACCTGTCTCCAGAAGGCGCAAAGGGATGCTGATGGAAATACTTGACAGCAAGTCCTGCGATGGCGGCCTTTCGGCCTGA
- a CDS encoding serine hydrolase: METAQRIARIWNLSGTPAKQKLCILVQSKPYYDSPEKSLVMITHNTLTGTYWFRHLTCIAVLITITLVITNISLNAQNATCLEGLDEFIEKGMADWGIPGLAVSVVKDGEIIYAKGFGVRKLGDTAPVDEHTVFGVASTTKAMTVTALGMLVDEGKVSWDDRVRDHLPWFELSDPWASDVVTVRDLLSHRVGIGRMTGNRLVFMPNRDRKTILDHVRHQPFEIPFRSGYLYSNMMYMVAGLVIEAAAGISWDQFLPERLFKPLGMNSASVSITSICEHDNAAWPHQEINGTIQTIPWRNFDNVGPAASVNASAMDMASWMLLNLGDQGEYKGERLVSRQVMNDIFQPQYAFPSADPMHSNFTAYALGWNSGFYEDHRIFQHGGATDGINSIIVLAPSLDMGIFVAGNLFCQLRPAIVSHILDRALDIERDHDWHELFHKQYMAEKETLFEARKKIEEARVTGTVPSLKPEAYTGMYHDPVYDDLEVRISNDGNLELCFWGDPDMVATLEHWHFDTFLASWRNPAMREKFVTFDIDHEGRASRLNVIFTLRPDMIEVGLFPSGYTRTVSYERQSNQLQYKQ; the protein is encoded by the coding sequence ATGGAAACGGCCCAAAGAATTGCCCGGATCTGGAACTTGTCAGGTACCCCGGCAAAACAAAAATTATGTATCTTGGTGCAGTCAAAACCATATTATGATTCCCCGGAAAAATCCCTGGTCATGATAACACATAATACGCTGACAGGAACATATTGGTTCCGGCACCTGACCTGCATCGCAGTCCTGATAACTATAACCCTGGTTATTACAAACATCAGTCTAAATGCACAAAATGCAACTTGCCTGGAAGGGCTGGATGAATTTATCGAGAAGGGGATGGCGGACTGGGGAATTCCCGGACTTGCAGTTTCGGTGGTAAAGGACGGTGAAATTATCTATGCCAAAGGATTTGGTGTAAGGAAGCTGGGTGATACCGCACCGGTTGATGAACATACAGTATTCGGGGTAGCATCGACCACAAAGGCGATGACAGTTACTGCGCTGGGTATGCTGGTTGACGAAGGCAAGGTCAGTTGGGACGACAGGGTTAGGGATCACCTGCCCTGGTTTGAGCTGTCAGATCCCTGGGCCTCAGATGTTGTAACGGTAAGGGACCTGCTGTCACACCGTGTCGGGATCGGGCGAATGACTGGGAACAGGCTGGTGTTTATGCCCAACAGGGACAGGAAAACAATCCTTGACCATGTCAGGCACCAGCCTTTTGAAATACCTTTCCGGTCAGGTTACCTCTACAGCAATATGATGTATATGGTCGCGGGACTTGTAATTGAGGCCGCAGCAGGGATAAGCTGGGATCAGTTTTTGCCCGAAAGGCTTTTTAAGCCGCTTGGCATGAATTCAGCATCTGTGTCAATAACCAGTATATGCGAACACGACAACGCCGCGTGGCCCCACCAGGAGATCAACGGAACCATTCAGACGATACCCTGGCGCAACTTCGACAATGTGGGACCTGCAGCATCGGTCAATGCATCTGCCATGGATATGGCCAGCTGGATGCTGCTGAACCTGGGTGACCAGGGTGAATATAAAGGAGAGAGACTTGTGAGCAGGCAGGTAATGAATGATATCTTTCAGCCGCAATATGCTTTTCCATCAGCAGACCCCATGCACAGCAATTTCACTGCCTATGCCCTGGGCTGGAACAGCGGTTTCTATGAGGACCACCGGATATTCCAGCATGGAGGTGCCACCGACGGTATTAACTCGATAATTGTCCTGGCCCCCTCACTGGATATGGGGATCTTTGTTGCCGGGAATCTTTTTTGCCAGCTGCGTCCGGCTATAGTCAGCCACATACTGGATAGGGCTCTCGATATTGAAAGGGACCATGACTGGCACGAGTTGTTCCATAAGCAGTATATGGCCGAAAAAGAGACTCTCTTCGAGGCCAGAAAAAAAATCGAAGAAGCAAGGGTGACCGGCACAGTCCCTTCGCTCAAGCCCGAAGCCTACACCGGTATGTACCACGACCCGGTATATGACGATCTCGAAGTGAGGATTAGCAACGACGGCAACCTGGAATTGTGTTTCTGGGGAGATCCTGATATGGTTGCCACCCTGGAGCACTGGCACTTTGACACATTCCTGGCATCATGGCGCAACCCGGCCATGCGTGAAAAGTTCGTCACCTTCGACATTGACCATGAAGGCAGGGCCAGCCGGCTGAATGTTATTTTCACCCTCAGGCCCGACATGATTGAAGTCGGACTGTTCCCGTCCGGTTATACACGCACGGTCAGCTATGAACGTCAGAGCAACCAGTTACAATACAAACAATGA
- the nhaC gene encoding Na+/H+ antiporter NhaC produces MSKTTRDPSLIQALVPVIFLIFFLTLNVYFFGDDTLSGANQIALLLAAAIGGGIAVYLGHDWYDVRKKIVQSIGSAMPSMLILLLIGSLAGTWLLSGVVPAMIYYGLQILNPTIFLLACVVVSALVSVATGSSWSTVATIGIALLGIGNAMGFNEGMVAGAIISGAYFGDKMSPLSDTTNLAPAMAGTDLFTHIRYMTLTTGPSIIITLILFMVIGFFFSPHGDGASVRSTLEAIESSFTITPLLFIVPAVLVTIIVNKVPPLPSLLAGTLLGAVFAVIFQPQVVEQISGVTGNYLNASYIAVMKSMFGRIAVITPDPQVNDLLSTGGMAGMLNTIWLIMTAMVFGGVMEAAGMLVKITNTLMQFARSTGSLVATTVSTCLFFNVTASDQYISIVVPGRMFAKTYRDRGLKPEVLSRTLEDSGTVTSVLIPWNTCGATQSAVLGVPTLAYLPWAFFNIISPFMSIFMAAFNIKIRRIDAESSGRNIEMDDD; encoded by the coding sequence ATGAGCAAAACAACAAGAGACCCGTCATTGATCCAGGCACTTGTCCCTGTCATCTTCCTTATATTTTTCCTCACACTCAACGTCTATTTTTTTGGTGATGACACCCTCTCAGGGGCAAACCAGATAGCCCTCCTGCTTGCTGCTGCAATTGGCGGAGGCATAGCTGTTTACCTGGGTCATGACTGGTATGATGTACGGAAAAAGATTGTTCAGAGTATCGGATCGGCAATGCCCTCTATGCTGATTCTCCTGCTCATAGGGTCACTGGCGGGAACGTGGCTTCTCAGCGGTGTTGTTCCTGCAATGATCTATTACGGACTGCAGATATTAAACCCCACCATATTCCTGCTTGCCTGTGTAGTGGTATCTGCACTTGTTTCGGTGGCAACCGGCAGTTCATGGTCAACTGTTGCAACCATAGGGATAGCCCTGCTCGGTATAGGTAATGCAATGGGGTTCAATGAGGGTATGGTTGCCGGAGCCATTATATCAGGCGCATATTTCGGCGATAAGATGTCGCCGCTGTCCGATACCACCAACCTTGCCCCGGCAATGGCAGGGACCGATCTTTTCACGCACATCCGCTATATGACCCTTACAACCGGGCCCTCAATTATCATCACCCTGATACTGTTTATGGTGATCGGCTTCTTTTTCAGTCCCCATGGAGATGGTGCCAGTGTCCGGTCCACCCTTGAAGCTATTGAGAGCAGCTTCACCATTACACCGCTTTTGTTCATCGTACCAGCTGTTCTGGTAACGATAATAGTAAACAAGGTCCCTCCCCTTCCCTCCCTTCTGGCCGGCACGCTTCTGGGTGCAGTTTTTGCGGTCATTTTTCAGCCACAGGTAGTGGAGCAGATCTCGGGAGTTACCGGCAACTACCTGAACGCCTCATATATTGCGGTAATGAAAAGCATGTTCGGGAGGATCGCGGTAATCACACCCGACCCGCAGGTTAACGACCTCCTGAGCACAGGAGGCATGGCAGGAATGCTCAATACAATATGGCTGATAATGACTGCCATGGTATTCGGAGGCGTTATGGAAGCGGCCGGTATGCTCGTAAAGATAACCAACACCCTGATGCAGTTTGCAAGATCCACAGGATCCCTTGTTGCCACAACCGTCAGCACCTGCCTGTTCTTCAATGTCACGGCATCCGACCAGTACATCTCGATAGTGGTGCCGGGAAGGATGTTCGCAAAGACGTACAGGGACAGGGGGCTTAAACCCGAGGTCCTTAGCCGTACACTGGAAGATTCGGGAACGGTAACATCGGTGCTTATACCATGGAACACCTGCGGCGCCACACAATCGGCCGTTCTCGGTGTCCCCACCCTTGCTTACCTGCCATGGGCTTTCTTCAATATAATCAGCCCCTTTATGTCAATATTCATGGCTGCCTTCAATATAAAGATCAGGCGGATCGACGCTGAAAGCAGCGGCAGGAACATTGAGATGGACGATGATTAG